In Dromaius novaehollandiae isolate bDroNov1 chromosome 3, bDroNov1.hap1, whole genome shotgun sequence, the following are encoded in one genomic region:
- the LOC112988999 gene encoding solute carrier family 22 member 2-like — MPSLDEILENIGEFDRFQKQIFFVLCLLSAAFTPVYVGVVFLGFIPEHRCFSPGVAELSRSCGWSLEEELRYTVPEWGQHGTPFASRCRRYDVDWNVTGRSCTDPIATFLGHGNSSAVPLTSCRDGWVYESSGSSLVTEFNLVCEDSWKLDLFQSSVNAGFFIGSVNIGYIADRFGRKFCLLTAILANTICGILLVFVPTYLWILIFRFLQGLVSKGCWTAGYILVTEVVGPRYRRTVGILYQAAFSVGLLVFDAIAYAIPHWRWLQLTVTLPSCFFMLYYWCLPESPRWLISQGKNDKAMKIVSDMAKKNQKKMPSHLEDIKLEEEDGGKQTPSLIDLVRTPQMRKNTFILMYNWFTSSVLYQGLIMHMGIAGGNMHLDFLYSALVEFPAAFIIIATIDRIGRRYPWAAANLVAGAACLVTALIPEDIHWLKVIAACIGRMGITMAFEMVCFVNTELYPTYIRNLGVMVCSALCDVGGVIAPFVVYRLVEVWQELPLIVFTVLGLIAGGLVLLLPETKGRVLPETVEDVENLHRQGAPKEKQIYLHVQTSEVAHE, encoded by the exons ATGCCAAGCCTTGACGAAATCTTAGAGAACATTGGAGAATTTGACAGGTTCCAAAAGCAAATCTTTTTTGTCTTGTGCTTGCTCTCTGCTGCCTTCACCCCTGTTTATGTGGGTGTTGTCTTCTTGGGGTTCATTCCCGAACATCGCTGCTTCAGTCCTGGTGTGGCTGAGCTGAGCCGTAGCTGTGGCTGGAGCCTGGAAGAGGAGCTGCGCTACACTGTTCCTGAGTGGGGGCAACACGGCACCCCTTTTGCTAGCCGCTGCAGGCGCTATGATGTGGACTGGAACGTGACTGGCCGCAGCTGCACCGACCCCATCGCCACCTTCCTGGGGCATGGCAACAGCAGTGCTGTCCCCCTCACCAGCTGCCGGGATGGCTGGGTCTACGAGTCTTCGGGGTCATCTCTTGTAACTGAG TTTAACCTGGTGTGTGAGGACTCCTGGAAGCTGGATCTCTTTCAGTCGTCTGTGAATGCTGGGTTTTTTATTGGCTCTGTAAACATTGGCTACATAGCAGACAG GTTTGGCCGTAAATTTTGCCTCTTAACTGCAATACTTGCAAATACTATTTGTGGAATTCTTCTGGTCTTTGTGCCCACCTACCTGTGGATATTGATCTTCCGTTTCTTGCAAGGACTGGTCAGCAAGGGCTGCTGGACTGCGGGCTACATCCTGG TCACAGAAGTTGTTGGTCCGAGATATAGGAGAACAGTGGGGATTCTCTATCAGGCGGCCTTCTCCGTTGGACTCCTTGTGTTTGATGCCATTGCTTATGCAATTCCTCACTGGAGATGGCTGCAGCTCACTGTTACTCTGCCAAGCTGCTTCTTCATGCTCTACTACTG GTGCCTCCCAGAGTCTCCCAGGTGGCTGATATCTCAAGGGAAAAATGACAAAGCTATGAAAATTGTTAGTGATATggccaaaaaaaatcagaagaagaTGCCTTCCCATCTTGAG GATATTAAACTTGAAGAGGAAGATGGTGGAAAACAGACCCCTTCTCTCATTGACCTTGTTAGGACACCACAGATGaggaaaaatacattcattttgatGTACAACTG GTTCACGAGCTCCGTCCTCTACCAGGGGCTCATCATGCACATGGGAATAGCTGGCGGGAACATGCATCTGGATTTTCTCTATTCTGCTCTTGTTGAGTTCCCAGCTGCCTTCATCATCATCGCCACGATTGACCGCATTGGACGACGTTACCCCTGGGCTGCAGCAAATCTGGTGGCTGGAGCAGCCTGCCTTGTTACCGCTCTAATCCCAGAGG ATATACATTGGCTAAAAGTGATTGCCGCTTGCATTGGGCGAATGGGAATCACGATGGCTTTTGAAATGGTTTGCTTTGTGAACACTGAACTATATCCAACATATATCAG GAACCTTGGGGTAATGGTCTGCTCTGCCTTGTGTGATGTTGGTGGAGTCATCGCCCCCTTCGTTGTCTACAGACTGGTGGAAGTGTGGCAGGAGCTGCCACTGATAGTCTTCA CTGTTCTTGGTTTAATTGCGGGTGGATTGGTGTTGCTTCTGCCTGAAACTAAAGGAAGAGTTCTGCCTGAGACAGTTGAAGATGTTGAAAACTTGCACAG GCAAGGAGCTCCAAAGGAGAAGCAGATCTATCTCCATGTCCAAACATCAGAAGTAGCACATGAGTGA